A genomic segment from Roseibium algicola encodes:
- a CDS encoding AMP-binding protein has protein sequence MAFVGDNLDRFASEKATGAALTCGPNSLSWQELAVRINRIEAVLCDRTDHASYVVLRLRDPADLVVCFFACARTGRVATVMDPDWPSAQASAVLEAVGPDLVIDDQSLPVLLTAGTGSTEARRSPETPPEILPDEDDLFYAGFTSGSSGVPKGYVRSHRSWLESFKLSAQAFGISKGSRVVLPGQLTHSLHLYGAVCGLACGQQVVLTPRFDPRVVLRELGSAPEGSVLYATPTQLHFLAEAARRSGPIAAVKQVLASGAKWREADRQALKSVFPEARLFEFYGASETSFITLSSPEDNVPAGSVGCAAQGVDIVIGDPSSPAAPGRAGPVWVRSGLLFSHYISGTSPDTLWRDGWLTVGDHGFLDERGFLFLTGRENRMVITSGLNVYPEEVEAVLADHPAVALAVVAGLPDQVRGHRLEAVVELGASLAGAEQILLRHCRERLAPGKVPRHIHIRAKMPLTPGGKPDIRKVVADLAKTGGSG, from the coding sequence ATGGCCTTCGTCGGCGACAATCTCGACCGGTTTGCCAGTGAGAAAGCCACTGGGGCCGCACTCACATGCGGTCCGAATTCTCTCTCCTGGCAGGAGCTTGCAGTCCGGATCAACCGGATCGAGGCAGTGCTTTGTGATCGGACCGACCATGCAAGCTATGTGGTTCTGCGTCTTCGGGACCCTGCGGACCTGGTCGTCTGCTTCTTTGCCTGCGCCCGCACCGGGCGTGTCGCCACGGTCATGGACCCGGACTGGCCTTCAGCCCAGGCATCAGCAGTTCTGGAAGCGGTCGGGCCAGACCTCGTCATCGATGACCAGTCCCTGCCGGTGTTGTTGACGGCTGGTACCGGTTCCACTGAAGCGCGAAGGTCACCGGAAACTCCACCTGAGATCCTGCCGGACGAAGACGACCTCTTTTATGCAGGCTTCACCTCCGGTTCCAGCGGTGTTCCCAAGGGCTATGTGCGCTCTCACAGATCGTGGCTCGAAAGCTTCAAGCTGTCAGCACAGGCTTTCGGTATTTCGAAAGGCAGCCGCGTCGTCCTGCCCGGGCAGCTCACGCATTCACTTCACCTTTATGGCGCTGTCTGCGGCCTCGCCTGCGGCCAGCAGGTGGTGCTCACGCCGCGGTTCGACCCGCGCGTCGTCCTGAGGGAACTTGGCAGTGCCCCCGAAGGCTCTGTCCTTTATGCAACGCCGACCCAGCTGCACTTTCTGGCCGAGGCTGCCCGGCGCAGCGGTCCCATCGCTGCGGTGAAACAGGTTCTCGCGAGCGGGGCCAAATGGCGTGAAGCCGACAGGCAGGCCTTGAAGTCGGTTTTCCCCGAGGCACGCCTTTTCGAATTCTACGGGGCTTCGGAAACCAGCTTCATCACGCTGTCCTCACCTGAGGACAATGTCCCTGCAGGCTCGGTCGGGTGTGCCGCGCAAGGGGTCGATATCGTGATCGGTGACCCTTCGTCCCCCGCTGCCCCTGGCCGGGCCGGGCCGGTCTGGGTGCGGAGCGGACTGCTGTTTTCGCACTATATAAGCGGCACATCGCCGGACACGCTCTGGCGGGACGGTTGGCTCACCGTCGGCGATCACGGTTTTCTCGATGAGCGAGGCTTCCTGTTTCTGACAGGACGGGAAAACCGCATGGTCATCACTTCCGGGCTGAATGTCTATCCGGAAGAGGTTGAGGCCGTATTGGCCGACCATCCCGCCGTCGCCCTTGCAGTCGTCGCAGGGTTACCGGATCAGGTGCGCGGTCACCGGCTGGAGGCGGTGGTTGAGCTGGGTGCGTCTTTGGCGGGGGCAGAGCAGATCTTGCTGCGCCATTGCCGCGAACGTCTCGCACCCGGCAAGGTGCCGAGGCATATTCACATCAGGGCAAAGATGCCGCTGACGCCAGGGGGCAAGCCGGATATTCGGAAGGTCGTGGCCGATTTGGCGAAAACCGGAGGCAGCGGGTGA
- a CDS encoding thiolase family protein yields MTQTRKAVIAAARRTAVCPRGGALALFQTDELAAPVLAQLVVDAGIEPEEVDCVFLGNALYGGGNPARLAALRAGLPQTVPALTIDTQCCSGLDAIVMGARLIEAGAADIVLAGGAESFSRSPIRMIRPVDPEVPPVAYDRPAFAPAPFGDPDLADAAARLAAETGTSREDQAVFAVTSHDKARSARGYLRGRLVNAGGKLPEEDGFTRHLSLKTALRAPLLNGDNETGLSAATIACEADGAAAVLLMSEGAFQERFHLYSSESRKSGLKILASRSAGGNPAEPALVPIEVAKAMFAELGMDATELAATELMEAYAVQAMATAAPLGLESEGLNRMGGALARGHPIGASGAILAVHLFEVLTRKETPAEGARNVGMALIAAAGGLGSGIVVSPAVRKGG; encoded by the coding sequence GTGACGCAGACACGCAAGGCAGTGATCGCAGCAGCACGGCGGACGGCGGTTTGCCCGCGCGGTGGCGCACTTGCCTTGTTTCAGACCGACGAGCTTGCCGCACCCGTTCTTGCACAGCTTGTCGTTGACGCCGGAATAGAGCCAGAAGAGGTCGACTGCGTCTTTCTGGGCAACGCTCTTTATGGCGGCGGCAATCCGGCCCGCCTTGCCGCGCTTCGCGCCGGGTTGCCTCAAACGGTTCCCGCTCTCACCATCGATACGCAGTGCTGCTCGGGACTTGATGCGATCGTCATGGGCGCAAGATTGATCGAGGCAGGTGCGGCGGACATTGTTCTGGCAGGAGGAGCGGAAAGCTTCAGCCGGTCGCCGATCCGGATGATCAGACCTGTCGATCCGGAGGTACCGCCCGTTGCTTACGACCGTCCTGCTTTTGCGCCCGCGCCATTCGGCGACCCGGATCTTGCAGATGCAGCTGCAAGGCTCGCCGCTGAAACGGGAACATCGCGAGAAGACCAGGCGGTCTTTGCTGTGACCTCACACGACAAGGCGAGGTCGGCAAGGGGCTATCTTCGCGGACGTCTGGTCAATGCCGGAGGGAAACTTCCGGAAGAGGACGGGTTCACGAGACACCTGTCGCTCAAGACAGCCCTCAGGGCACCGCTTCTGAACGGAGATAACGAAACCGGTCTTAGTGCCGCAACGATCGCCTGCGAAGCAGACGGCGCTGCCGCGGTATTGCTGATGTCCGAGGGAGCCTTTCAAGAACGCTTTCATTTGTATTCAAGTGAGAGCCGGAAGTCAGGCCTGAAAATACTTGCGAGCCGAAGTGCCGGCGGTAACCCCGCCGAACCGGCTCTGGTTCCGATAGAGGTGGCGAAGGCCATGTTCGCAGAACTGGGTATGGATGCGACGGAGCTGGCTGCTACAGAACTCATGGAAGCCTATGCGGTTCAGGCAATGGCGACAGCAGCGCCCCTGGGTCTTGAATCTGAAGGTCTGAACCGGATGGGCGGCGCACTTGCAAGAGGGCATCCGATCGGCGCATCAGGCGCAATTCTGGCTGTGCACCTGTTTGAAGTGCTGACACGCAAGGAGACCCCTGCGGAAGGTGCCCGGAACGTAGGCATGGCGCTCATTGCGGCAGCTGGTGGACTAGGCTCGGGGATAGTGGTTTCGCCTGCTGTGCGCAAAGGTGGATAA
- a CDS encoding biotin transporter BioY, giving the protein MADRSLVHVAFYAALIAALGLVPPVAIAFLGGVPITAQTLGVMLAGVMLGPIRGALAVLLFLFLVALGLPFLSGGRGGLGVFMGPSVGFLIGWPVGALVAGLIMQSTRELNILVSSAIAAAVGGILVVYAFGIPGVAIMAGLSLPKAALGSAIYIPGDLVKVALTALIVQTVARGLPGAVLSRS; this is encoded by the coding sequence ATGGCTGACAGGTCTCTTGTGCACGTTGCTTTCTATGCCGCGCTGATTGCCGCCCTGGGGCTGGTTCCGCCGGTGGCGATCGCCTTTCTCGGCGGTGTACCGATCACGGCGCAGACCCTCGGTGTCATGCTGGCCGGTGTCATGCTCGGCCCGATCCGTGGTGCGCTTGCCGTGCTGCTTTTCCTGTTTCTCGTCGCGCTGGGCTTGCCGTTCCTGTCCGGCGGCCGCGGTGGTCTTGGCGTCTTCATGGGTCCGTCTGTCGGTTTCCTGATCGGCTGGCCGGTCGGAGCTCTCGTGGCCGGCTTGATCATGCAGTCGACCCGCGAGCTGAACATTCTGGTGTCTTCGGCAATAGCGGCTGCGGTCGGCGGCATTCTGGTGGTCTACGCTTTCGGCATCCCGGGCGTTGCCATCATGGCCGGACTTTCCCTTCCGAAAGCCGCGCTTGGCAGCGCAATCTATATTCCCGGTGACCTGGTCAAGGTCGCACTTACGGCGCTCATCGTTCAGACCGTCGCACGCGGCCTGCCGGGTGCCGTGTTGTCCCGGTCTTAA
- a CDS encoding recombinase family protein, with the protein MKNAVIYARYSTDMQSDASIEDQIRMCKEKAERDGYTVVNCYSDHAISGASMIRPGIQMMMQDAAAGKFSMVYAEALDRMSRDQEDIAAIFKRMSFSDVAITTLSEGGISQLHIGLKGTMNALFLKDLADKTRRGLRGRVEQGKSGGGKCYGYDIIPGDEKGGRTINKMEAAIIVRICREYAAG; encoded by the coding sequence ATGAAAAATGCCGTTATCTACGCCCGCTACTCCACTGACATGCAAAGCGATGCCTCTATCGAGGATCAAATTCGTATGTGTAAGGAGAAGGCCGAGAGAGACGGTTACACAGTTGTAAACTGCTATTCCGATCACGCCATCTCAGGCGCGTCCATGATTCGCCCCGGCATTCAAATGATGATGCAAGATGCAGCGGCTGGAAAATTCTCCATGGTTTACGCCGAGGCGCTGGACCGCATGTCCCGTGATCAGGAAGACATAGCCGCAATTTTCAAACGCATGTCGTTTTCGGACGTGGCCATCACTACTTTGTCCGAAGGCGGGATTTCGCAGCTTCACATCGGGCTTAAAGGAACGATGAATGCCCTCTTCCTCAAAGACCTGGCCGACAAGACCCGTCGCGGCTTGCGAGGTCGCGTGGAGCAGGGAAAGTCGGGCGGCGGTAAATGCTACGGCTACGACATCATTCCTGGCGACGAGAAAGGCGGTCGCACAATCAACAAGATGGAAGCAGCTATAATTGTTCGCATCTGTCGCGAGTATGCTGCTGGCTAA
- a CDS encoding recombinase family protein, translating to MSGPSGNGWGPSTINGNRNRGTGVLNNELYIGKLIWNRLRYMKDPNTGKRVSKLNDEKDWIIQDVPELRILDEELWKQVKDRQGAINKHNKPLWAKQRPKNLFSGLIKCSCCGGGYSMVSQTHLGCSTARNKGTCNNRKTIKREKLEEDVLKALRTHLMDPKLSEMFCEEYTHHMNELRRNHNAALAGYQSEHKQVKKRLDQMVEAIADGAPVAPIKDKMHELENRRVALESMLTDIVVAPPMIHPSMAERYHAQVQTFIQALNAEETRSEAADVIRSLIEKIVLTPDESENRLVADLHGELAGILAISADRKSLSEVDETELARHKAFLGLEKSEESDAGSDQQDKLVAGAGFEPATFRL from the coding sequence ATTTCCGGGCCTTCAGGTAATGGCTGGGGTCCGAGTACGATCAACGGAAACCGCAATCGCGGTACGGGAGTACTGAACAATGAGCTTTATATTGGGAAGCTAATCTGGAATCGCTTGCGGTACATGAAAGATCCGAACACAGGCAAACGCGTCTCAAAACTGAATGATGAAAAAGACTGGATCATTCAGGACGTGCCGGAACTAAGAATTCTGGATGAAGAGCTTTGGAAACAGGTCAAAGATCGCCAGGGTGCAATAAATAAGCACAACAAGCCTCTTTGGGCGAAACAGCGCCCTAAAAATCTGTTTTCCGGTTTGATCAAATGTAGCTGTTGCGGCGGTGGCTATTCCATGGTTTCGCAAACACATCTTGGATGCTCGACCGCCCGTAACAAAGGAACATGTAACAACCGCAAGACCATTAAACGCGAGAAACTGGAAGAAGACGTTCTCAAGGCGCTTCGCACCCATCTAATGGATCCAAAATTGAGCGAAATGTTCTGCGAAGAATATACGCACCACATGAACGAGCTTCGCCGGAACCACAACGCCGCTCTCGCTGGATATCAAAGCGAACATAAGCAAGTTAAGAAGCGTCTCGACCAAATGGTTGAAGCCATTGCTGATGGCGCTCCTGTAGCCCCTATCAAAGACAAGATGCATGAACTGGAAAACAGGCGCGTAGCACTGGAATCCATGCTCACGGATATTGTAGTCGCACCGCCAATGATTCATCCCTCTATGGCCGAACGATATCACGCTCAGGTACAGACATTCATACAAGCTCTGAACGCCGAAGAAACACGTTCTGAGGCTGCAGACGTTATTAGATCACTGATCGAGAAGATTGTGCTTACACCGGACGAAAGCGAAAACCGTCTGGTCGCCGATCTTCACGGTGAACTCGCTGGAATTCTTGCGATTTCGGCGGATAGGAAGTCTCTTTCCGAGGTGGATGAGACTGAACTTGCCAGACATAAGGCTTTCTTGGGATTGGAGAAATCCGAGGAAAGCGATGCTGGTTCAGACCAGCAGGACAAGTTGGTTGCGGGAGCAGGATTTGAACCTGCGACCTTCAGGTTATGA
- a CDS encoding energy-coupling factor transporter transmembrane component T family protein: MMSVYLQGNSWAHRMPAGLKLLAVAVASLLLLRYTSFWVLLPALAGVLLCYASLGREGLAQLKLLRAMSFLLAVLLALHWVSGSLLEGITIILRLAIMILAANFVSVTTRMDDMLNAVQPLFRPLEFLGFSTRKPALGVALVLRFAPYMLVVFGQLREAWQARTGTRNSWRLLAPFAIQSLSMSDHVAEALKARGGSEGLSR, encoded by the coding sequence ATGATGTCGGTCTATCTCCAGGGCAACAGCTGGGCCCACCGGATGCCCGCGGGCCTGAAACTTCTGGCTGTTGCCGTCGCCAGTCTGCTGCTGCTGCGATACACATCATTTTGGGTTCTGCTGCCGGCTCTTGCAGGTGTTCTCCTCTGTTATGCCTCCCTCGGGCGCGAGGGACTGGCGCAACTGAAGCTCCTGCGGGCAATGTCGTTTCTGCTTGCCGTGCTGCTGGCGCTTCACTGGGTGTCCGGAAGTCTGCTGGAAGGGATTACGATCATCCTGCGGCTTGCGATCATGATCCTGGCTGCAAACTTCGTTTCGGTGACCACCCGCATGGACGATATGCTGAATGCCGTCCAGCCGCTGTTCAGGCCGCTCGAGTTCCTCGGTTTCTCTACTCGCAAACCGGCGCTGGGCGTTGCACTGGTGCTTCGCTTCGCGCCCTACATGCTCGTCGTTTTCGGTCAACTACGCGAAGCCTGGCAGGCGCGAACAGGCACGCGAAATTCGTGGCGTCTGCTGGCGCCTTTCGCCATTCAGTCCCTGAGCATGTCGGATCACGTTGCCGAGGCACTGAAGGCGCGAGGCGGCTCGGAAGGCTTGTCAAGATGA
- a CDS encoding type IV secretory system conjugative DNA transfer family protein, translating into MSDYRNAQEWVSDIHQHGSARWADAAHLVSRGYGPNSRHLLGYLPSEFSDYGAMPVTYGGARHQLIVAPTRGGKGVSGAIPRLLDHPGSTVVLDIKDGELALITALYRRDVLGQYVHIIDPYDCVCSKLGLSPSRLNPVDGVGLEDLDPFDAALEIAEACVIPDGQGESHWSGEAAAIIAGLILSEAQQSGDLGGVRRKLNRDAEQFAELVDQMAHSPYELIRSAAARILNKADRELSGVVSTAQRNTHFLESSSLSSSLSGTDIDLRNIGENTSIFIVLPGRRIRAAKRWLRVLVSTFINTVTSLEDKPAIPVMILLEEMPTLERMEIIERSFGQMAGYGLQLVCVVQDFTQLNDLYKNRWETFIANAASVQCFGTNDFFTARYLSQLGGSGTIERLAYGSAHQRVSFFGSPDYRSMSDGLAGRLLITPDELMSLHPSVQVVKLAASRPFIGYRPVYFLDRRYRDRYDQPLYSIHPHHAHRPIEHSIDFTAPGTDLGAILAETLGVG; encoded by the coding sequence GGTCGGCAAGGTGGGCGGATGCCGCCCACCTTGTATCTCGCGGCTATGGCCCGAATTCGCGTCACCTGCTTGGATATCTCCCATCCGAATTTTCCGACTATGGCGCAATGCCTGTCACATATGGCGGAGCACGCCACCAGCTTATTGTAGCACCAACACGCGGCGGCAAAGGTGTGTCAGGCGCAATTCCCCGCTTGCTCGACCATCCTGGATCGACCGTTGTCCTCGACATCAAGGACGGTGAACTTGCGCTCATCACAGCGCTCTATCGTCGCGATGTTCTCGGACAATACGTGCACATTATCGATCCCTATGACTGCGTTTGCAGCAAATTGGGACTATCACCCTCCAGATTGAATCCAGTCGATGGTGTAGGTCTGGAAGATCTTGATCCCTTCGATGCTGCGCTCGAAATCGCCGAGGCTTGCGTCATTCCTGACGGTCAGGGCGAAAGTCATTGGAGCGGTGAAGCCGCAGCAATAATCGCGGGTCTGATCCTTTCCGAAGCGCAACAAAGCGGCGATCTAGGCGGTGTGAGGAGGAAGCTCAATCGTGATGCTGAACAATTTGCCGAGCTCGTCGATCAAATGGCTCATAGTCCATATGAGCTAATCCGATCTGCAGCTGCTCGTATCCTGAATAAGGCTGACCGGGAGCTAAGCGGCGTTGTTTCTACGGCGCAGCGCAATACGCACTTTCTGGAAAGCAGCAGTCTGTCTTCCAGCTTGTCCGGCACTGATATCGATTTGCGCAATATCGGCGAGAATACATCGATTTTCATCGTTCTGCCGGGCCGTCGAATTCGCGCAGCAAAACGCTGGTTGCGCGTTCTGGTCTCCACCTTCATCAACACTGTTACAAGCCTTGAAGATAAGCCAGCCATCCCGGTGATGATCCTCTTAGAGGAAATGCCGACGCTTGAACGGATGGAAATCATCGAACGCAGTTTCGGCCAGATGGCTGGTTACGGCCTTCAACTTGTCTGCGTGGTTCAGGATTTCACACAGCTCAATGACCTTTACAAAAATCGCTGGGAAACCTTCATTGCGAACGCTGCAAGCGTGCAGTGTTTTGGGACAAACGATTTTTTCACTGCCCGCTATCTGTCTCAACTTGGCGGGTCTGGCACCATTGAGCGGTTAGCCTACGGTTCAGCACATCAGCGCGTTTCATTTTTCGGCTCACCGGATTATCGCTCGATGAGTGACGGGCTGGCTGGCCGCCTTCTAATCACGCCGGATGAACTGATGAGCCTTCATCCCAGCGTACAGGTCGTCAAACTTGCCGCATCACGGCCATTTATCGGCTATCGTCCAGTCTACTTTTTGGATCGGCGCTATCGTGATCGCTACGACCAGCCTCTTTATTCCATTCACCCGCACCACGCACACAGACCGATTGAACATTCAATCGATTTCACCGCTCCAGGAACGGATCTAGGGGCGATTCTGGCTGAAACTTTAGGGGTAGGATGA